A genomic window from Bubalus bubalis isolate 160015118507 breed Murrah chromosome X, NDDB_SH_1, whole genome shotgun sequence includes:
- the PNCK gene encoding calcium/calmodulin-dependent protein kinase type 1B isoform X1: protein MLLLKKQTEDISSVYEIREKLGSGAFSEVVLAQERGSSHLVALKCIPKKALRGKEALVENEIAVLRRVSHPNIVALEDVHESPSHLYLAMELVTGGELFDRIMERGSYTEKDASHLVAQVLGAVSYLHSLGIVHRDLKPENLLYATPFEDSKIMVSDFGLSKIQAGNMLGTACGTPGYVAPELLEQKPYGKAVDVWALGVISYILLCGYPPFYDESDPELFSQILRANYEFDSPFWDDISESAKDFIRHLLERDPQKRFTCQQALQHLWISGDTAFDKDILGSVSEQIQKNFARNHWKRAFNATSFLRHIRKLGQSLEGEEASGRRVMSRSHPGLPTGQPPEW from the exons ATGCTGCTGCTCAAGAAACAGACGGAGGATATCAGCAGCGTCTATGAGATCCGCGAGAAGCTCGGctc GGGCGCTTTCTCTGAGGTGGTCCTGGCCCAGGAGCGTGGCTCCTCACACCTTGTCGCTCTCAAGTGCATCCCCAAGAAGGCTCTTCGAGGCAAGGAGGCCTTGGTGGAAAATGAGATCGCGGTGCTCCGCAG GGTCAGCCACCCCAACATCGTGGCTCTGGAAGATGTCCACGAGAGCCCTTCACACCTCTATCTGGCCATGGAGCT GGTGACAGGGGGTGAGCTGTTCGATCGAATCATGGAGCGCGGCTCCTATACAGAGAAGGACGCTAGCCACCTGGTGGCCCAGGTCCTTGGCGCTGTCTCCTACCTGCACAGCCTGGGCATCGTGCACCGAGACCTCAAG CCTGAAAACCTCCTCTACGCCACCCCCTTCGAGGACTCCAAGATCATGGTCTCTGACTTTGGCCTCTCCAAAATCCAGGCTGGCAACATGCTAGGCACCGCCTGTGGGACCCCAGGCTATGTGG CCCCAGAGCTCTTGGAGCAGAAACCCTACGGGAAGGCCGTAGATGTGTGGGCCCTGGGTGTCATCTCCTACATCCT GCTGTGTGGGTACCCCCCCTTCTACGACGAGAGCGACCCTGAACTCTTCAGCCAGATCCTGAGGGCCAACTACGAGTTTGACTCTCCCTTTTGGGATGACATCTCAGAATCAG CCAAAGACTTCATCCGGCACCTTCTTGAGCGAGACCCTCAGAAGAGATTCACCTGCCAGCAGGCCTTACAGCATCTTTG GATCTCCGGAGATACAGCTTTTGACAAGGACATCCTGGGCTCCGTCAGTGAGCAGATCCAGAAGAATTTTGCTCGAAATCACTGGAAG CGCGCATTCAATGCTACCTCCTTCCTCCGCCACATCCGCAAGCTGGGGCAGAGCCTGGAGGGTGAGGAGGCCTCTGGACGGAGGGTGATGAGCCGCAGCCACCCGGGCCTCCCGACCGGCCAGCCCCCCGAGTGGTGA
- the PNCK gene encoding calcium/calmodulin-dependent protein kinase type 1B isoform X2, with protein MLLLKKQTEDISSVYEIREKLGSGAFSEVVLAQERGSSHLVALKCIPKKALRGKEALVENEIAVLRRVSHPNIVALEDVHESPSHLYLAMELVTGGELFDRIMERGSYTEKDASHLVAQVLGAVSYLHSLGIVHRDLKPENLLYATPFEDSKIMVSDFGLSKIQAGNMLGTACGTPGYVAPELLEQKPYGKAVDVWALGVISYILLCGYPPFYDESDPELFSQILRANYEFDSPFWDDISESAKDFIRHLLERDPQKRFTCQQALQHLWISGDTAFDKDILGSVSEQIQKNFARNHWKRAFNATSFLRHIRKLGQSLEGRCPG; from the exons ATGCTGCTGCTCAAGAAACAGACGGAGGATATCAGCAGCGTCTATGAGATCCGCGAGAAGCTCGGctc GGGCGCTTTCTCTGAGGTGGTCCTGGCCCAGGAGCGTGGCTCCTCACACCTTGTCGCTCTCAAGTGCATCCCCAAGAAGGCTCTTCGAGGCAAGGAGGCCTTGGTGGAAAATGAGATCGCGGTGCTCCGCAG GGTCAGCCACCCCAACATCGTGGCTCTGGAAGATGTCCACGAGAGCCCTTCACACCTCTATCTGGCCATGGAGCT GGTGACAGGGGGTGAGCTGTTCGATCGAATCATGGAGCGCGGCTCCTATACAGAGAAGGACGCTAGCCACCTGGTGGCCCAGGTCCTTGGCGCTGTCTCCTACCTGCACAGCCTGGGCATCGTGCACCGAGACCTCAAG CCTGAAAACCTCCTCTACGCCACCCCCTTCGAGGACTCCAAGATCATGGTCTCTGACTTTGGCCTCTCCAAAATCCAGGCTGGCAACATGCTAGGCACCGCCTGTGGGACCCCAGGCTATGTGG CCCCAGAGCTCTTGGAGCAGAAACCCTACGGGAAGGCCGTAGATGTGTGGGCCCTGGGTGTCATCTCCTACATCCT GCTGTGTGGGTACCCCCCCTTCTACGACGAGAGCGACCCTGAACTCTTCAGCCAGATCCTGAGGGCCAACTACGAGTTTGACTCTCCCTTTTGGGATGACATCTCAGAATCAG CCAAAGACTTCATCCGGCACCTTCTTGAGCGAGACCCTCAGAAGAGATTCACCTGCCAGCAGGCCTTACAGCATCTTTG GATCTCCGGAGATACAGCTTTTGACAAGGACATCCTGGGCTCCGTCAGTGAGCAGATCCAGAAGAATTTTGCTCGAAATCACTGGAAG CGCGCATTCAATGCTACCTCCTTCCTCCGCCACATCCGCAAGCTGGGGCAGAGCCTGGAGG gCAGATGCCCAGGCTGA